A genome region from Candidatus Anaeroferrophillus wilburensis includes the following:
- the gltA gene encoding NADPH-dependent glutamate synthase encodes MSAEQKKKIPRQPMPEQEAKVRARNFEEVPYGYSPEMAMLEASRCLQCKKPKCVEGCPVNVKIPEFIGLIAGGDFVGAARKLKETNALPAVCGRVCPQESQCESKCVVGKKGEPVAIGRLERFAADYERNQGAVTMPAIAPATGKKVAIVGSGPAGLTCAGDLIKLGHEVTVFEALHKPGGVLVYGIPEFRLPKAIVQAEVDYLKGLGIKLVENFVVGMLDTVDELLEQYDAVFVGTGAGLPVFMNLPGENLNGVYSANEYLTRSNLMKAYLFPEYDTPVVKGKRVAVFGGGNVAMDASRTALRLGAEKSYIVYRRSMEEMPARNEEIHHAEQEGVEFALLANPVRIIGNDQGWVTGVECVRMALGEPDESGRRRPVPVEGSEFIIDVDTVVVSIGNGPNPLIPNTTPGLELSRWGNINADEETGQTSRKGVFAGGDIVTGAATVIMAMGAGKKAAAAMHEYLMGQ; translated from the coding sequence ATGAGTGCTGAGCAGAAGAAGAAAATTCCCCGGCAGCCAATGCCGGAGCAGGAGGCAAAAGTCAGAGCCCGCAATTTCGAGGAAGTTCCTTATGGCTACTCCCCAGAAATGGCCATGCTGGAGGCCAGCCGCTGCCTGCAGTGCAAAAAGCCGAAATGTGTTGAGGGTTGTCCCGTCAACGTGAAAATTCCTGAGTTTATCGGCCTTATTGCCGGTGGAGATTTTGTCGGTGCGGCCCGTAAACTCAAGGAAACCAATGCCCTGCCGGCGGTCTGCGGTCGTGTCTGTCCACAGGAAAGCCAGTGTGAGTCCAAGTGTGTGGTGGGCAAAAAGGGTGAGCCGGTGGCAATTGGCCGACTTGAACGCTTTGCCGCTGATTATGAACGGAATCAGGGGGCGGTTACCATGCCGGCAATTGCCCCGGCAACGGGCAAGAAAGTAGCGATTGTCGGTAGCGGCCCGGCCGGTTTGACCTGTGCCGGCGATCTTATTAAACTCGGCCATGAGGTGACCGTTTTTGAGGCCCTGCACAAACCAGGGGGCGTACTGGTCTATGGAATTCCTGAATTTCGTTTGCCGAAAGCCATTGTCCAGGCTGAAGTTGACTATCTCAAGGGGCTGGGGATCAAACTGGTGGAAAACTTTGTGGTTGGCATGCTGGATACGGTGGATGAGCTCCTGGAACAATATGATGCCGTCTTTGTCGGTACGGGTGCCGGTCTGCCCGTGTTCATGAATCTTCCCGGTGAGAATCTCAATGGTGTTTATTCCGCCAACGAGTATCTGACCCGTTCGAACCTGATGAAAGCCTATCTTTTTCCCGAATATGACACGCCGGTGGTCAAGGGAAAGCGGGTGGCAGTGTTCGGCGGCGGCAATGTGGCCATGGATGCCTCCCGGACAGCCCTGCGCTTGGGGGCGGAAAAATCCTACATTGTCTATCGCCGGTCAATGGAAGAGATGCCGGCCCGCAATGAAGAGATCCATCATGCTGAGCAGGAGGGGGTGGAATTTGCCCTGTTGGCCAACCCGGTCCGGATTATCGGTAATGACCAGGGTTGGGTTACCGGAGTTGAGTGTGTCAGGATGGCGCTTGGTGAGCCGGACGAATCAGGCCGCCGTCGTCCGGTGCCGGTAGAAGGCTCGGAATTTATTATTGATGTCGATACGGTTGTGGTATCCATCGGCAATGGCCCCAATCCTTTGATTCCCAATACTACCCCCGGGCTTGAATTGAGCCGCTGGGGCAATATCAATGCTGATGAGGAAACCGGCCAGACGAGTCGTAAGGGAGTGTTTGCCGGCGGTGATATCGTTACCGGAGCCGCCACCGTCATCATGGCCATGGGTGCCGGGAAAAAGGCGGCAGCGGCAATGCATGAATATCTCATGGGACAGTAG